The following proteins are encoded in a genomic region of Opisthocomus hoazin isolate bOpiHoa1 chromosome 4, bOpiHoa1.hap1, whole genome shotgun sequence:
- the AZI2 gene encoding 5-azacytidine-induced protein 2 translates to MEEMVEDDICILNHEKADNGHKRDGEIPVSSYSGDESVASHFALVTAYEDIKKRLKETEKENSFLKKRVRILEEKLLGSRLEEECSSVGREQVNKAYQAYREACIDRDNLKSKLDKVVKESAESLKTLNEQLQSKEVELLQLRTEVETQQVMKNLNCTQSSWEIEKLSSDLKVHSLEQDLEKLKQECNSLRQELQKSKQKDQAPDGNPLKGDLFQRQDIQSVQQAYWELKREMSNLRLVTDMQAEILRKLKASPTATKKAASTAPVQCVDLNISKPNLTSGVAYKKLSQNDKVLCNAVSSPLPRDVKIPSERVTLQAWTDERPTPADGKMFQEHHSYGKSSLEDNSWVFPSPPKPNENVFWEMKNKTTLLNCPADYLDRCNQNCLHKS, encoded by the exons aTGGAGGAGATGGTGGAGGATGACATCTGTATTTTGAACCATGAAAAAGCAGACAACGGTCATAAGAGAGATGGGGAGATTCCTGTTTCATCTTACAGTGGAGATGAGTCTGTTGCCTCACATTTCGCACTTGTCACTGCATATGAAGATATCAAGAAACGACTAAAGGAGACGGAGAAGGAGAactccttcttaaaaaaaagagtgagaatTCTAGAAGAGAAG CTGCTTGGCTCCCGACTGGAAGAGGAATGCAGTTCAGTTGGACGTGAACAAGTAAATAAGGCATACCAAGCCTACCGAGAGGCATGCATTGACCGAGATAATCTGAAAAGCAAACTGGATAAAGTG GTGAAAGAAAGTGCGGAATCCTTGAAAACCTTGAATGAACAGTTGCAGTCTAAAGAAGTAGAGCTTTTGCAGCTAAGAACTGAAGTGGAAACTCAACAAG TGATGAAAAATCTGAATTGTACTCAGTCCAGCTGGGAAATAGAGAAGCTGAGCAGCGACCTGAAAGTGCATAGTCTGGAACAGGATCTAGAAAAGCTCAAGCAAGAGTGCAACAGTCTCAGACAAGAGTTGCAAAAATCCAAGCAGAAG GACCAGGCTCCAGATGGAAATCCATTAAAGGGAGACCTCTTTCAAAGGCAAGACATCCAGAG tgtgCAACAAGCATATTGGGAACTGAAGAGAGAAATGTCCAATTTGCGTCTAGTGACCGACATGCAAGCTGAGATTCTGCGGAAACTGAAAGCAAGTCCAACAGCGACCAAGAAAG CTGCCTCTACTGCACCAGTACAGTGCGTTGACTTGAACATTTCAAAGCCGAATCTGACATCTGGGGTAGCCTATAAAAAACTCTCACAAAATGATAAAGTCCTCTGCAATGCTGTGTCCTCTCCTCTGCCAAGAGATGTAAAAATCCCCTCTGAAAGGGTGACTCTACAAGCATGGACAGATGAGAGACCCACTCCAGCTGATGGCAAAATGTTTCAGGAACACCATTCTTATGGAAAGAGCTCTCTGGAAGATAATTCCTGGGTGTTCCCAAGTCCTCCGAAGCCTAATGAGAATGTGTtttgggaaatgaaaaataaaacgaCTTTGTTAAACTGTCCAGCAGATTACCTGGATCGGTGTAATCAAAACTGTCTGCACAAgagttaa